The Macaca thibetana thibetana isolate TM-01 chromosome 9, ASM2454274v1, whole genome shotgun sequence region ccagcactttgggaggccaaggtgggaagatcacttgaggtcaggagttcaagaccaatctggccaacacgacaaaaacccatctctagtaaaactacaaaactagccgggcatggtggtgcacgcttgtaatcccagctaatcgggaggctgaggcaggagaatcacttgagcacgagagacagaggttgtaatgagctgagatcacgcgactgcactccggcctgggcgacacggtgagactctgtctcgaaaacaaaaaacaaacaaacaaaaacaaaaaacaaacaaacaaaaaacccttttaaagtgtacgataaagttatttttagtacatttacaaagttgtgcaatcatcactatctaaaacatttttatcgCTTCCGAAAAAACCCATACACATTAGCACGTTGCCTCTACTTCTACCTGCTGGCAACCACTAattcactttctgtttctatggatttgcttattcaGAATAGTTTATATAAATGGATCATTttatatgtggccttttgtgtccattttctttcacttaggataatgttttcaaagtttgtCTGTGTTGTAGCACAtaccagtacttcattcctttttgggctgtataatattccatcatatgaatGTACagtacaacattttatttatacatttattggtTAATGGACCTTTGAGTTGTTTCTGCttgtttggctattatgaataatgctgctatgagcattcttGTATAAGTTTTTGTCTGGatgtatgttttttattcttttggttatatgcctaggagtagaattgctgggtcatagggtaacTCTATGGTTTAacttttgaagaactgccaaattgtttttcaaagcagCTGTGACATGTTACATccccactagcagtgtatgagggttccagtttctccacatctttaccaACACTTATTGTCTTTTTTTAGTATCACCATGTGAGTGCCCATGAATGGTACTTCATTGCAGTTTTCATTTGCAATACCCTGATGACTAATAATgctgagcatctttccatgtgcttattggccatggCGGAATGTCTGTTCAAaccctttgttcatttttaaattggtttgtctttttattgttgagttgttaagttttctttatgtattctagatacgATTGTATCTGATCAGATACacaattcataaatattttctctgactCATAGGTTTTATAACTTTCTTACAGTATCATTTGGAACCCTGTGTtcatcatgaaagggtgttggagTTTGTCAAAagttttttctgtgtctattgagatgatcatgtagggtttttttttcttttactaatatAGTGTATTATGTTGATTACAAATGattaatcaataaaatattgattACTACATGGTGTGTTATATTGATCATTTTCAGATGTTGAACTGACCTTGCACTCctagaataaatcccacttggtcatagtatataattctttttttttgagacagagtctcgctctgtcgcccaggctggagtgcagtggtgtgatctcggctcactgcaagctccgcctcctgggttcacaccattctgcctcagcctcccaagtagctgggactacaggtgcccaccaccacgcccagctaatttttgtatttttagtagagacggggtttcaccatgttagccaggatggtctcgatctcctgacctcgtgatccgcctgcctaggcctctcaaagtgctgggattacaggtgtgagccaccgtgcctggcctataattctttttatgtggTGTTAGACTGAGTTTGCTAGTATTCtgttaggatttttgcatctatattcataagaaatattggtctatagttttcttttttcttttcttttcctttctatctttttttttttaatgagacggagtctcactctgttgcccaggttggaatgcagtggcccgatctcggctcactgcaagccctgcctcccaggttcacgccattctcctgcctcagccccctgagtagctgggactacaggtacccaccaccacgcccggccaatttttttgtatttttagtagagacggggttttactgtgttagccaggatggtctcgatatcctgaccttgtgatccgcctgcctcagcctctcagagtactgagattacaggcatgagccactgcgcccagaccagtgttaacttaaaaaaaaaaatgtttggtagGATTCATCAGTGAATCCATCCAGTcttgagcttctttttttttctttttctttcttttttttttttttgagacgaatcttgctctgttgcccaggctggagtgcagtggcacgatctcaactcactgcaacctcctcctcctgagttcaagtgattcttctgccttagcctcccaagtagctgggactacaggcacacaccaccatgcctaatttttgtatttttgatagcgatgggggttttgccatgttggccaggctagtctcgaactcctgacctcaggtgatccccctcccacttcagcctcctaaagttctgggattacagacatgagccactgcacccggccttttcttttcttttgagacaaagcctagctctgtctcaaaaggctggagtgcagtggagtgcagtggtgcgatctcagttgactgcaacctccaccttctgggctcaagtgatgctcccattTCAGTTTCCTGAagagctggcactacaggtgtgccaccatgcctgctaatttttgtgtttttttcagcCGGGGagattttgtagagatggggtttcgccatgttgcccagtctggttgtGACCttatggcctcaagtgattcgcttgcctctgcctcccaaagtgttgggattacagatgtaagccaccatgcccagtttctgggcttttctttatggGATGTTTTTGATTCCTAATTCAATCTCTCGTTacaggtctattcagattttctatttcttcttgaatcagCTATTATAGCTTGTGCCTTTCTAGGAATCtgttcatttcatctaggttCTCTAATTTTTTGACATACAATTGTTCACAGTATGTCCTTATatgctttttttgggggggggggtaaAGTCAGTAGTAATATCCCTGTTTCATTACcgattttagttcttttaatctTCTTGatcttaatttatttctttatttttagtaagacagggtcttgctctgtcatccaggctggagtgcagtggcatgatcatggctcactgcagcctccacctctcaggctcaaacaatcctcctacctcagtgtccctagtggctgggactacaggcatgcatcaacacaccgagctaatttttaaaattttttgtagagatgaggtcttgctatgttgcctggaacacccaggctcaaatgatcctcctgcctcagcctcgaaaagtcctgagattacaggcatgtgccatcatgcctgccctaatttatttttaattcccaaGGTTATGAATTAATACATTCttgtaaaaattcaaacattcaacctgggcaacatggcaaagccctgtctctacagaagaaaaaaaaattagccaggcatggtggcatgcgcctttagtcacagctacttgggaggctatggtaggaggattgcttgagctggggaggtggacattacagtgaaccaagattgcaccactgcactccagcctgggtgacggagtgagaccctagctcaaaaaaaaaaaaaaaaaaaaaaaaaaaaaatttcaaacactgCAGATAAAATGAAAGCCTTGATTGCcacctgcagcctcaaacccttCCACAGAGGTAGCCCTATTATCGGTTTGGTGTAACATGGTTACTATGTAGCATAATTACATAGTTAAGCCACTGCATTCTTTTctattactgcataacaaattactataaaTTCAGCAGCCcaaaacatgaatttattttctcacatattcCATGAGTCCAGGTACTGGTTGGCTGAGTCCTCAGCTCAGGGTCTTatcaggctgaaatcaaggtgttggctgggtTGGCAATCTCATCTTAGACTCTGTGTGTGTACTTTCCCAAGTTCAGTGGTTGGTTGCCAGAATTCAGTTACTTGTGTTTGTAGGATTAAGGTGCCCACTTTCTTGTTGGCTGTCACCCAGGAGCCTTTTTCAGCTCCTGGAATCCACCTGCCATTTCCTGCCGTATGGCAGTTTGCTCCTTCAAGGTGAACAGGACAGCTGTGCTGTGGCTTCAAATCTCTTAGATTCTGTCTCTGACCTCTAGCACTGATTTAAAGGGCTAGAGTGATAAGATTAAGCCCATCAGGATAAATCACCTCCTTTTTGACTGTCTCAAAGTTAACTGATTAGGGACTTTAATTACATCCTTGTCATATAAGCTAACCTAATCACAGGAGTGATGCTCTATCATATTCacagttctgttttctttgaagGGGAGAAATGTATACAGGATGTGTACATCATGGGGTACAAATCTTGGTATACATCTTAGAATTGGGCCTCTTACAGCCAACCGTAAGAACTGTCCAAGCAATAGAGGTAGTTAATATGGCCTTTTATAATCAATATAGATTGTTTGAAAATGTGAGATGTCCATGGTTGGCCACTGATAACATAGGTTTCACAGCAAGCATATATTCAAGTAGGAGAGATGGCGATATAGGCAGAAAAATCAAATGAtgctaaacaaaagaaaatcattcttGATTTTGAAAGAATTCAACTTGCTGTATATCTTTTGCCTAAGCCTTCAGTCAGCCTTTGCTCTACATCTACCGATGTGATCATTGCttttccttctgacttctttAGGTGGGTCAAGAGTTTGCTTTTCTCCCCATTCATGAGTGTAAAGTTTAATGCCTAACCGAACTTGCTTCCTTCTTTGACTCGTGTGTAGACTTGGGTACACTGGGGcaacatttttttgtgttttgctcTACCAGGTCATCCCTATTCCGTGGGACTAGTGTCTAGCCCCATTTCTTCAGCAGTGGAGCCTACGATGTAGAGCTGCATGTTACCATTAGGAGGCGCACCCTCAGGCCTCGGCTCCGCGTTCTTTATGTCTCTGGACCGCTCTCTCTCGCAGCTCATCTCTATGGTTTCCgttgtgtgtgtgggttttttttttttttttttcccgtccGGAATAGGCGGAGCTTCCGGTTCCGGCGGGGGCCGTCCCTGGCGGCGGAGATGGCGGCGACAGCGGCGGAGGCCGTGGCCTCTGGCTCTGGAGAGCCCCGGGAGGAGGCCGGAGCCCTCGGCCCCGCCTGGGATGAATCCCAGTTGCGCAGTTATAGCTTCCCGACTAGGCCAATCCCGCGTCTGAGTCAGAGCGACCCCCGGGCAGAGGAGCTTATTGAGAATGAGGTGGGGGGCGGGGCCGCGTCtaaagggagaggaggaaggtaCCCGGTTGAGAGGTCAGAGGCGAATGGTGAAAGAGTTGGGAGACTGGCAGGGCTCTAGACTAGGGCATATGGGAAGATGGAGAGAAAGGCGAGGAGATACGGAACTTGAGGGGTTCGTGCTGATTAACGGGAGAAATTATTCTGAAGTTGAGAAGTAGTTGGGATCATGGAGGCGAACCCACCGACTTCTTGGCATGactttatttgatgtttttcacCTGTTGCTTTCATTTAGGAGCCTGTGGTTCTGACCGACACAAATCTTGTGTATCCTGCCCTGAAATGGGACCTTGAATACTTGCAAGAGAATATTGGCAATGGAGACTTCTCTGTGTACAGTGCCAGCACCCACAAGTTCTTGTACTATGATGAGAAGAAGATGGCCAATTTCCAGAACTTTAAGCCGAGGTCCAACAGGGAAGAAATGAAATTTCATGAGTTCGTTGAGAAACTGCAGGATATACAGCAGcgaggaggggaagagaggtaAATTCCCAAATCTTAATTTTCTGTTGGATTTAGGgcagtcatttttctttcctatacTTGAAGGTGTGGCAGAATTGGGTCAGTTAGAGATTGGCCTCTCCCATCTCTGGATTCCTATTGAAGGAGTAGTCTGGTCTTCCAGCCTTTAAGGGGTTTGATTTCTTAGTGGTTCTTGGTGCCACAGCCAGCTAGTTCTGTAGCTTGAGGGATGGGGGAATGATTAAACTTCGGCTATGAATCTCTGGGTTCCCATCTTCTTCCTCATAAAGTGAGAGTTAGTTGCCTAGAAGGGTCAGGCAGGTGAATGAAAGGAGTAATATTGTCTGTGTGAAATCAGTGATGAAGCTGAAGGCATAAGCCCTGTTCAAAGTGAGAAGCCAAGGCCGGgtggggtggttcatgcctgtaatcccagcactttgggaggtggaggcaggataattgtttgagcccgggagttcaagaccaacctgggaaacgtGGTGAGAGctagtctctacaaaattaaaaactaaaacaaaaaaccatagtGAGACGTCATTACTTGACTTTGCTTGCTTCAGTTTTGGAGTGCAGTTCTAGGGTTGCAAGATATTCCGATTTTCAAGAGAAGTTCAAAATCaggacttttatttaaaatattttgactttaaaTGTGAGCAACTAAatcagatttaaagaaaaaaagttgtagGGGGTCAAACAAAAATGTTTGTCACTGGATTTTGCTCTGAAAATGCCTGTTTGTAGCTATTGTCCTTAAGTATTGTGATGACTGGGCATAGTTCAACCTGAAAAGTTGTATAGTTTGTTGTGATTTTGGAGTAAAGAAGGTCGGGATTCTCTAGCTTAGGGAAGATCagattaaatttgtttttcctatCACAACAGAAACACAAGACACATAAGAGAGTGATTCTTCCTCTTTGCTTTTATTCCTGCTTATGAGGACAGCCTCTTATGTAGGTCCCAGACAGTATTCAGTACCACGCTATAACACCGCCTCTGGGGAATTGCTTTCGCTGAGTACTTCATGGTGAATGACACTCTCGCATTTGGTGTCCAACCCTGGGTTTCCTCTCTAGTCTCTTGCTTCACTCACTCCTGTTCCTGACGCCTTTTCAGCAGTCTGTGGCTACGTGAATGgatttgaaatatctttttttcttcttcttaacaCTTAGCAGTTGTCATAATGATGGGATTTTTGACCAGAAGAATTTCCAGGATATGAACTGTGATTGATCTGTCCATGATGTCTTAATATATTGGTTCAGCTGAGTTGTCTCAtgcattaattttctaaaatttaacacagtgtgcatgtgcacacttccatacacacacacccaactTTGAGAAAAAGTTTGATTTAAATGATGCTGTTGGAGTGTGTAATTCCATTGAATGAACATATACCCAAGAATAAGTGTAAGATATGTGAATCTTGTGATTCTTCAGTGACTTGAAGTTTCTTGCCTCCCATAGTGAGAGCATTTTGTGTAAGAATGAGTGTAATTTGTACTTTATGGGTGATTAAAGAGTTTTCCAGGAAAATCTTTAATTGTTTGGAAGTTTTGCCCTATTAGCTGACTTTAGCACCGACCAGCTTCATGTATGATTGGACAGGTTGTTGTGATTATGGGGTGAAATGTATTAGGATCCTCTGAGCTATTTTGAGCATTTACCATTCTGGTGTAATAATGTTTAGATTCATATTTGGGGAGTATCACTGACTCTTTCAAAGTTACTTGCTTATTTTTTGGgtgaatatataattattatcttTGGGGAGAGTTGCATTGAGTCTTGAGGattccatgttcctacaaaggtaGTGTTTCCAACTTATCAAGATTTCCtattaaggctgggcatggtagctcacacctgtaatctcagccctttaggaggctgaggcgggcagatatctgaggtcaggagttcgagaccagcctggctaacatggtgaaaccccgtgtccactaaaaatacaaaaattagccgggcatggtggcgcatgcctgtagtctcagctacttgggagactgaggcaggaaaattgcttgaagccaggaggcagaggttgcattgagccgagattttgccactgcactccagcctgagtgacagagtgagactccatctcaaaaaaaaaagatttctgattAACATTGCCTTAAACATTTAGATTCTAGGCAGTGAGATGCCTTAAACATTGAGATGCTAGGCAGTGAGATGCCtttgaacctttttttttgagaccgggtcttgctctgtcacccaggctggagtgcagtggcgtgatctcagcttactgcaaccttcgcctcccaggctcaagcgatcctaccacgtcagtctctcgagtagcagggaccacaggcatgcactgccaccaccatgcccagctaattttgtgttttttaaaataaactatttatttaaataaataaagttttgccatgttgcccaggctggtctcgaactcctgagctcaggcaatccacctccctttgcctcccgaagtgctgggattataggcgtgagacaccacacctggcccctttgAGCCTTTTGAAGTAATGATCTCAGGACCAGGACAGAGATACAGAGatgcttctgtcttttttttagGTTTTCACACTTATTAAATGTCTCTTGCGGGCTTATTCAAGTGTGTTTGGGTTTTCGTATCTCTTAAGTAACTTATGACTTTCCTCAGGTATGTTAGGAGCCTGAGGCCTTTACCTGATAAGCTCTCTCCCTTACTTTAGCTGTAGAGGGCTGCAAAAGGATAGATGGCTGAATCAGTTAAGATAAACTAGGCTTCAAGCCAGAGCTCGGGCTAGAAACAACAGAGGCTTATTTCTCACTACATGTTGATCATGGGTAATGTCATATTGTTCTTTACATCATCTTATTCTTTCTGGCACCCAGATTGCCCCAGCAGCTACTATCTGGAATTGGGAGTTGCtgtggcagagagaaagagatgtgaTAGTGGTGACTGGTTCTTAAATTATAGTTGGAAACAGCACAAGTCACTTCTGTGGACATTTCCTTGGCCAGAGCAGGTTAAATAAGCAAGCCTGGCTTCAAGGGGATATGAAAGAAAACTTCCACACTGAGGGAACCAGCTCTTGGTGAACAGTAATACAATTTACCACAGTGGTCATCAAGGGCCAAAGGAGATGTCTCAGTCTCTGCAAGTCTCTGGTATAAGACTGAGTCATCATTCTAGGGTCTATGGATAGGCTTCTAGGAATCTGAAATTATATGAAAGTTCTGGGTGTATGTGCATTTTTGTGGGGAACCTCCGtggattctttcatttatttatgtatttatattttttgagacggagtcttgctcttgtcacccaggctggagtgcaatggcacgatctcagctcactgcaacctctgcctcccaggttcaagtggttctcctgcctcagcctcctgagtagctgggacttcttcttcagattcttttttttttttttttaagttttatttttcatctcacCCTCCTACTCTTTGGATTCTTAAAGGAGTCATTCTGTGACTCAAAAAAGGTTAAGCAtcacttctttaaagaaaaagtttggggaccagttgcagtgtctcacacttgtaatcccagcactttgggaggcagaagcagaaggattgcttgagcccaagagtttgagaccaatctgggcaacatagtgagaccttgtttcttaaaataaaacaaaacaaaacaataaattaaaaagtttggTGTTAAACATAACTCAATGAAGGATAAATAAGAATTCAGTTGTATGAGAATCCATGTTGGCTAAGATTTGCCTGACTATATCTGTTCTCTGTGGGAGATGCTGGTATGGATTTGGGCTTGTATTTTCAGATGTGGAGATGCCCTGCCAGGGGCTGCGTGTGCATGCACTAATAGGATTTTCTTCTTGGGGAACATAGGTTGTATCTGCAACAAACGCTCAATGACACTGTGGGCAGGAAGATTGTCATGGACTTCTTGGGTTTTAACTGGAACTGGATTAATAAGCAACAGGGAAAGCGTGGCTGGGGGCAGCTTACCTCTAACCTACTGCTCATTGGCATGGAAGGTAAGAAATCTTTCAAAAGCAGCATGGCTCGGAGTCATATGAACCTGATTTCTAATCTTGTCTCCACCGCTTATTAGCTCCATGACTTTGAACAAGCCATTTCACTTTCTTAAACCTCAGCCTACTTAGCTCTAAAAGAAACATAATAGGGGCTAGGTGccgtggcccacacctgtaaacccagcactttgggaggctgaggtgggcggatgatgaggtcaggagatggagaccatcccggccaacattgtgaaaccccgtctctattaaaatacaaaaacaaaaataaaaaattaaccgggcatgatggcacgcacctgtagtcccagctacttgggaggctgagacaggggaattgcttgaacccgggcagtagaggttgcagtgagccaagatcagccactgcaccccagcctggtgacagagcaagactctgtctttaatcccagcactttgggaggctgaggcaggaggattgcttgaggtcagaagtttgaagctgcagtgaactatgattgcaccactgcactgcagcctgggcaatagagtgaggccctgtctctaaaaaaaataagtggaaagaaatgaaacatgatAATGTCTTGTAAatagttgtgaagattaaatgaaataatgtatgttgagtctttttttttcttttgagacggagtctcactctgttgcccaggctggagtgcagttgcgcggtctcggctcactgcagcctccgcctcccgtgttcaagtgattctcctgcctcagcctcccgagtagctgggactacaggcgtgcgccaccacacctggcttatgtCAAGTCTTTAAACTAGTTTCATGTGTTCTAAAaagttcccttttcccttccttagCTGTTATGTGAGTGCATATACTGAGATATTAGGGACCTCTCTGAAATATAGACATGTGATGCTTAATGTcagggatacgttctgagaaatgtgttgtta contains the following coding sequences:
- the HIF1AN gene encoding hypoxia-inducible factor 1-alpha inhibitor, giving the protein MAATAAEAVASGSGEPREEAGALGPAWDESQLRSYSFPTRPIPRLSQSDPRAEELIENEEPVVLTDTNLVYPALKWDLEYLQENIGNGDFSVYSASTHKFLYYDEKKMANFQNFKPRSNREEMKFHEFVEKLQDIQQRGGEERLYLQQTLNDTVGRKIVMDFLGFNWNWINKQQGKRGWGQLTSNLLLIGMEGNVTPAHYDEQQNFFAQIKGYKRCILFPPDQFECLYPYPVHHPCDRQSQVDFDNPDYERFPNFQNVVGYETVVGPGDVLYIPMYWWHHIESLLNGGITITVNFWYKGAPTPKRIEYPLKAHQKVAIMRNIEKMLGEALGNPQEVGPLLNTMIKGRYN